The Triticum aestivum cultivar Chinese Spring chromosome 7B, IWGSC CS RefSeq v2.1, whole genome shotgun sequence genome window below encodes:
- the LOC123159752 gene encoding uncharacterized protein, whose protein sequence is MPADVAIIKHAPTRSSCRARTQVVVPRQLLLDFHPTTTHCTHAVVAMEKMQKAVAVVNHLWWNRHGFPQGYHFVPSDLELIRLLEDIIAGRPLPHPLPTIFRNVRIRDYHPAELYERYKAHKEAGSIYFFSEREFPGGARVRPRRFTKDGWWKASGGGESLRRRGLTVGSKLTLVFYDKKPGQKVGVKTDWAIKEYTKIVDKKKAEEMALYRLYKMNKPANAKHPTQEDENTPNSTWANEEAPPPSPPHPTFSQAQAGQTHDYHNHYYFGVEPGPSTSRSVTPDAGHMGLTGSSPAAPTYLPQHNGVRYTDGLRFWDALPAMAPSLVSSGPAAVAHGLPTSAAHFSYQETAVDAEHFGYQETTTEPMKTQLLPASAEHFVYQETTDPLKTQLLPASAEHFVYQETTDPPKTQLPPPAAQGDYLADEFDVWCEMQQGSQQVAVSPSSPMPDNIDLQQVAASSSSPTPDDIDSQRVAVSPSSPMPDNIDSQQVAASSSSPTPDDIDSQQAAASPFPKLEDIDFPMLEDVDFAMLEDIDFAGLLEDIPTLPTDENGERFSCTLQELLYPKIEDDAPPPLADVDGQGSGPE, encoded by the exons ATGCCAGCGGACGTCGCCATAATAAAGCACGCCCCTACGCGCAGCTCCTGCCGTGCGCGGACGCAGGTTGTTGTTCCCCGGCAACTCCTCCTCGATTTCCATCCGACTACGACCCATTGCACGCACGCCGTCGTCGCCATGGAGAAGATGCAGAAGGCCGTCGCGGTCGTCAACCACCTCTGGTGGAACCGGCACGGGTTCCCGCAGGGCTACCACTTCGTCCCGAGTGACCTGGAGCTCATCCGCCTCCTCGAGGACATCATCGCCGGCCGCCCTCTCCCCCACCCTCTCCCCACCATCTTCCGCAACGTCAGGATCCGCGACTACCACCCCGCCGAGCTCTACG AGAGGTACAAGGCGCACAAGGAGGCCGGGTCCATCTACTTCTTCAGCGAGAGGGAGTTCCCGGGGGGCGCCAGGGTGCGGCCCCGGCGCTTCACCAAGGACGGCTGGTGGAAGGCCTCGGGGGGCGGCGAGTCCTTGAGGCGCCGCGGCCTGACCGTCGGCTCTAAGCTCACCTTGGTCTTCTACGACAAGAAGCCCGGCCAGAAGGTTGGCGTCAAGACCGACTGGGCCATCAAAGAGTACACCAAGATCGTTGACAAGAAGAAG GCGGAGGAGATGGCCTTGTACCGCCTCTACAAGATGAACAAACCCGCCAACGCGAAGCATCCAACTCAAGAAGATGAAAACACGCCCAATTCCACTTGGGCGAACGAGGaggcgccgccgccgtcaccaccGCATCCGACGTTCTCGCAGGCGCAGGCCGGGCAAACACATGACTACCACAACCACTACTACTTTGGTGTCGAACCAGGGCCAAGCACAAGCCGCTCGGTGACGCCGGACGCCGGCCACATGGGGCTAACGGGTTCTTCGCCGGCCGCCCCAACATACCTGCCGCAGCACAACGGCGTCCGGTACACCGACGGGCTCAGGTTCTGGGATGCGCTGCCGGCGATGGCCCCGTCTCTGGTGTCGTCGGGACCAGCAGCCGTTGCGCATGGCCTGCCGACATCTGCTGCGCATTTCAGCTACCAAGAAACTGCAGTAGACGCCGAGCACTTTGGCTACCAAGAAACAACCACAGAACCAATGAAGACGCAGCTCCTGCCGGCGTCTGCCGAGCACTTTGTCTACCAGGAAACAACAGACCCGCTGAAGACGCAGCTCCTGCCGGCGTCTGCCGAGCACTTTGTCTACCAGGAAACCACAGACCCGCCGAAGACGCAGCTCCCACCGCCGGCTGCTCAGGGCGACTACCTGGCCGATGAGTTCGACGTTTGGTGCGAGATGCAGCAGGGTTCGCAGCAGGTGGCTGTGAGTCCCTCTTCCCCCATGCCCGACAACATAGATTTGCAGCAGGTGGCTGCGAGTTCCTCTTCCCCCACGCCCGACGACATAGATTCACAGCGGGTTGCTGTGAGTCCCTCTTCCCCCATGCCCGACAACATAGATTCGCAGCAGGTGGCTGCGAGTTCCTCTTCCCCCACGCCCGACGACATAGATTCGCAGCAGGCGGCTGCGAGTCCCTTCCCCAAGCTCGAAGATATTGATTTCCCCATGCTCGAAGATGTCGATTTCGCCATGCTCGAAGATATTGATTTCGCTGGCTTGCTCGAGGATATACCGACGCTGCCTACGGACGAAAACGGCGAGCGCTTTTCATGCACATTACAAGAGCTCCTCTACCCCAAGATAGAGGACGACGCACCACCACCGCTAGCCGACGTTGATGGCCAAGGATCAGGTCCAGAGTAA
- the LOC123157217 gene encoding proteasome assembly chaperone 3, which translates to MEMPTGSSQAGGRFPVPHKSLSLDIKGNKTDIVISKYEDNFLVIVTQIGCMGTILAAKKDESVFSDPTYNVSVLFGKRDEPLLLACARQLIEHISGSGSARPLVISLGLKDHSQGTLKDVVSAIVDNRLW; encoded by the exons ATGGAGATGCCGACGGGTTCTTCGCAGGCAGGTGGCCGCTTCCCTGTGCCGCACAAGTCCCTCTCCTTGGATATCAAG GGCAACAAGACTGACATTGTTATCAGCAAATACGAAGATAACTTTCTG GTCATTGTGACACAGATTGGATGCATGGGAACCATATTAGCTGCTAA GAAAGATGAAAGTGTTTTCTCTGATCCAACCTACAATGTATCTGTTCTTTTTGGGAAGAGGGATGAG CCACTCCTGCTAGCTTGTGCACGCCAACTTATCGAGCATATAAG TGGTAGTGGCTCAGCTCGGCCGTTGGTGATCTCTCTTGGTTTGAAGGATCATTCCCAG GGAACATTGAAAGATGTAGTTTCTGCCATTGTTGACAACCGCCTATGGTGA